A single region of the Anaerostipes rhamnosivorans genome encodes:
- a CDS encoding phosphatase, protein MEFKLDVHSHTIASGHAFGTVKEMAHAAAESGFDLFGITEHAKGIPGTCSDVYFKNLRVLPRQMYGIEMMFGSEINIIDYNGRLSLDDDLMEEFLDIRIAGIHDLCYKVGNREQNTAAYLGAMKHPLVDIISHPDDGKIPIDYKTLVMGAKETKTLLEVNNSSLCPESFRINARENYYEMLDLCRKHNVPVIVNSDAHTPYAVGDLNEAEKLLKEIDFPEELVVNRSVKTFKEALQKKRK, encoded by the coding sequence ATGGAGTTTAAGTTAGACGTGCATTCTCACACCATTGCCAGCGGACATGCATTTGGGACAGTCAAAGAGATGGCCCATGCGGCGGCAGAAAGTGGATTTGATCTGTTTGGGATTACGGAACATGCCAAAGGGATTCCAGGAACATGTTCGGATGTGTATTTTAAGAATTTAAGAGTACTTCCGAGACAGATGTATGGCATAGAGATGATGTTCGGTTCAGAGATCAATATTATTGATTATAACGGCAGACTGAGTCTGGATGATGATCTGATGGAGGAGTTTCTGGACATTAGGATCGCAGGGATTCACGACCTGTGCTATAAAGTGGGAAACAGGGAGCAGAATACAGCGGCTTATCTGGGAGCTATGAAGCACCCGCTGGTGGATATCATAAGCCACCCGGATGATGGAAAGATTCCGATTGATTATAAGACTTTGGTCATGGGTGCGAAGGAGACAAAAACTTTGCTGGAGGTCAACAACAGTTCCCTCTGTCCTGAGAGCTTCAGGATCAACGCCAGAGAAAATTATTATGAAATGCTGGATCTCTGCAGGAAGCATAACGTTCCTGTGATCGTGAACAGCGATGCACATACTCCATATGCAGTAGGTGATCTCAACGAGGCAGAAAAACTGCTGAAAGAGATAGATTTTCCGGAAGAGCTGGTAGTAAACCGCTCTGTGAAAACTTTTAAAGAGGCTCTGCAAAAGAAACGAAAATAA
- a CDS encoding transposase family protein: MDVNKEKVQRIVQKLGLQVTPFTRKSRKYSSYEGTIRRIAPNKIHRRFNTCIPHQKITTDTTEFKYYNVDDKGRMTIQKLYPDPFMDMFNSEIIRYGIDKRPSAQNVMNVLNEAIEITSDCVYRRIFHSDRG, from the coding sequence ATGGACGTAAATAAAGAGAAAGTTCAAAGAATCGTGCAAAAACTTGGACTTCAAGTGACGCCATTCACAAGGAAAAGCCGTAAATATAGTTCATATGAGGGAACGATAAGACGGATTGCTCCAAACAAAATCCACCGACGTTTTAACACTTGTATACCACATCAAAAGATAACAACGGATACAACTGAATTTAAATATTATAACGTAGATGATAAAGGACGAATGACAATACAAAAACTATATCCGGATCCATTTATGGATATGTTCAATTCAGAAATAATTCGTTACGGCATTGATAAGAGACCTTCAGCACAGAATGTAATGAATGTTCTAAATGAAGCAATCGAAATCACATCTGACTGTGTCTATAGAAGAATTTTTCACTCTGATCGGGGGTAG
- a CDS encoding helix-turn-helix domain-containing protein, which yields MHTKNSVVKDCFVQKNNVYPFHFKLHVVELYLSTEISYQELALSVGINNPPLITKWVNDFRIAGYDALGPKKKGRKKSLKLANSKKITIF from the coding sequence ATGCATACAAAGAATTCGGTGGTGAAGGACTGCTTCGTTCAAAAAAATAATGTATATCCTTTCCATTTTAAACTTCATGTGGTAGAGTTATACCTATCAACCGAGATCTCTTATCAAGAACTGGCATTATCTGTTGGAATAAACAATCCACCGCTCATTACAAAGTGGGTAAATGATTTTAGAATTGCTGGATATGATGCACTAGGACCTAAGAAGAAAGGTAGGAAGAAATCATTAAAATTAGCAAATAGTAAAAAAATCACCATCTTCTGA
- the ruvA gene encoding Holliday junction branch migration protein RuvA gives MISYIKGILVSMRPGGAVVENNGIGYDIMMPAGKEFPGGIGQEVKIYTHMHVREDDLSLFGFLTKDELEAFELLIGVSGIGPKVGLSVLATLSVYELKIAVMSDDSKTIAKTPGLGPKGAKKLILELRDKLDFEEFKQEDTVSFEGETLEEDSVAITAQGLVSLGYSRSEAMMAIKKVENAADYGPEQLLKKALTKLI, from the coding sequence GTGATTTCATATATTAAGGGCATTTTAGTTTCCATGAGACCTGGGGGAGCGGTGGTAGAAAATAACGGTATCGGGTATGACATTATGATGCCTGCCGGTAAAGAGTTTCCGGGCGGCATCGGCCAGGAGGTCAAGATATACACCCACATGCATGTGAGAGAAGACGATCTGAGCTTATTTGGATTTCTGACAAAGGATGAGCTGGAAGCGTTTGAGCTGTTGATCGGAGTCAGCGGAATCGGGCCGAAGGTGGGGCTTTCTGTACTGGCTACCCTTTCTGTCTATGAATTGAAGATCGCAGTGATGAGTGATGATTCCAAAACTATCGCAAAAACACCTGGGCTTGGGCCAAAAGGGGCTAAGAAATTGATCCTGGAGCTTCGGGACAAGCTGGACTTTGAGGAATTTAAGCAGGAGGATACGGTAAGCTTTGAAGGAGAAACCCTGGAGGAGGATTCCGTGGCGATCACGGCACAGGGACTTGTAAGTCTCGGTTACTCCAGGTCAGAGGCGATGATGGCCATCAAGAAAGTAGAGAATGCAGCAGATTATGGGCCTGAGCAATTGCTAAAAAAGGCGCTGACGAAGCTGATATAG
- a CDS encoding LrgB family protein: protein MKELTANPMFPIALSLCVYEGFRILQKKSKIAALNPLLLSIAFIILFLNIFSIPLEDYNNGGAIISMFLAPATSSLALSIYREFDLLKKHWFPILISCFVGAATSIASVYVLCRLFGFDEHLTVSLLPKSVTTPIAMEVSSQLSGIPSITVAAVVITGILGAVISPALIKIFKVTDPAAAGVSIGACSHAVGTSKAVELGEIEGAMSGISIGISGIITVILALVLFH, encoded by the coding sequence ATGAAGGAACTGACTGCTAATCCCATGTTTCCCATCGCCCTCTCCCTGTGCGTCTATGAGGGATTTCGGATATTACAGAAAAAATCAAAGATCGCAGCTTTGAACCCATTGCTGCTCTCCATAGCATTTATTATTCTGTTTTTAAATATTTTCTCTATCCCCCTTGAGGATTATAACAATGGCGGAGCCATCATCTCCATGTTCCTGGCACCTGCCACCTCTTCCCTGGCACTGTCCATTTACAGAGAGTTTGACCTGCTGAAAAAACACTGGTTTCCGATTCTGATCAGCTGCTTTGTGGGCGCTGCCACATCCATCGCCAGTGTCTATGTGCTGTGCCGGCTTTTTGGATTTGACGAACATCTGACTGTCTCCCTGCTTCCCAAATCCGTGACAACCCCCATCGCCATGGAAGTCAGCAGCCAGCTTTCCGGTATCCCCTCCATCACAGTGGCGGCTGTGGTGATCACCGGTATTCTGGGGGCAGTCATAAGCCCTGCACTGATCAAAATCTTTAAGGTGACTGACCCTGCTGCCGCCGGTGTTTCCATCGGTGCCTGCAGCCATGCTGTCGGAACTTCAAAGGCAGTGGAGCTGGGTGAGATCGAAGGAGCCATGAGCGGTATCTCCATCGGTATATCCGGCATTATCACTGTCATCCTGGCATTGGTTCTCTTTCATTGA
- a CDS encoding DDE-type integrase/transposase/recombinase has translation MLDKAFEKFTKVEGLFFHSDQGWQYQHTSYRTSLKDHGIIQSMSRKGNCYDDCIMETFFGRLKNEMFYGYEKDDSSFE, from the coding sequence ATGTTGGACAAAGCATTTGAAAAGTTCACTAAAGTCGAAGGATTGTTTTTTCACTCAGATCAAGGTTGGCAATATCAGCATACTTCTTATAGAACTTCTTTAAAAGACCATGGAATAATTCAATCAATGTCACGAAAAGGGAACTGTTATGACGATTGCATTATGGAAACATTCTTTGGAAGATTAAAAAATGAAATGTTCTATGGATATGAGAAAGACGATTCTTCGTTTGAATAG
- a CDS encoding ribonuclease H-like domain-containing protein — MNTKENLLYLDIETTGLSPETSALTVIGCCEKDGTAVQWFNESGSEQKKILSSFLSYAERFDTFVTYNGGTFDLPFLKKKCEEYGLPYSIEGKNCIDLYKNLRSWKHLLPLQNLKQKTVEEFLEIKRKDRLSGRQLVKVYQDYIKTRQPELKSMILQHNKEDILSLPRIQSLLVFGPLGNGSFTVKEHHITDHKLSVHLSLPFAAPTSLFIEKSGHRLCVSSSEACLSCPLDNGQLKHYHKNTKDYRYLPLEDLVIPVSMASFVDQSAVEKAEPQNCYTRFCPDENFLSNQDDLQKYCTDMIYYLLRKDK, encoded by the coding sequence TTGAATACAAAAGAAAACCTTCTATATCTGGATATTGAGACTACCGGACTTTCGCCGGAAACCTCCGCCTTAACGGTCATAGGATGCTGTGAAAAAGACGGAACAGCCGTTCAGTGGTTTAATGAGTCCGGATCGGAACAAAAAAAAATTCTTTCTTCTTTTCTCTCCTACGCAGAACGGTTTGACACCTTTGTCACCTACAATGGAGGCACCTTTGACCTGCCTTTTCTAAAAAAGAAGTGTGAAGAGTATGGTCTTCCTTATTCTATAGAAGGAAAGAACTGCATTGACCTCTATAAAAATCTGCGTTCCTGGAAACACCTGCTGCCCTTACAGAACTTAAAACAAAAAACCGTAGAGGAGTTCCTTGAAATAAAACGCAAAGACCGGTTATCCGGCAGACAACTGGTCAAAGTCTACCAAGACTACATAAAAACCAGACAGCCGGAATTAAAATCTATGATTTTGCAGCATAATAAGGAAGATATCTTATCCCTACCCCGGATTCAGTCACTGCTGGTTTTTGGACCGCTGGGTAACGGCAGCTTTACGGTGAAAGAACATCATATCACGGACCACAAATTATCGGTTCATCTGTCTCTTCCATTTGCTGCCCCCACATCGCTCTTTATTGAAAAATCCGGCCACCGCCTTTGTGTTTCCTCATCGGAGGCCTGCTTATCCTGCCCTTTAGACAACGGACAGTTAAAGCACTACCACAAAAATACCAAAGATTACCGCTATCTTCCGCTGGAAGATTTGGTCATACCGGTTTCCATGGCTTCTTTTGTAGATCAGTCCGCAGTGGAAAAGGCGGAACCCCAAAATTGTTACACAAGATTTTGTCCGGATGAAAACTTTCTGTCAAATCAGGATGATCTTCAAAAATACTGTACTGATATGATATATTACTTACTTAGAAAGGATAAATAA
- a CDS encoding CidA/LrgA family protein: MRHLLQMSFLFFVCLAGEGLAKLLPFAFPGSIISMFLLLILLLSKIVKEHQIQDICDFLLHHMAFFFLPAGIGIMEKYQLLQGKIIPFLLICLLTTVLTFFTTSLSMRLILALQKKGESNEGTDC, encoded by the coding sequence ATGAGACACCTATTACAAATGAGCTTTCTTTTCTTCGTCTGTTTGGCAGGAGAAGGGCTGGCTAAGCTGCTCCCGTTTGCTTTTCCGGGAAGTATCATCAGCATGTTTCTGCTGCTTATACTTCTGCTTTCAAAGATCGTAAAGGAACATCAGATTCAAGATATCTGTGACTTTCTACTTCACCATATGGCTTTTTTCTTTCTTCCCGCCGGCATCGGAATCATGGAAAAATATCAGCTGCTTCAGGGAAAGATCATTCCTTTTCTCCTGATCTGTCTGCTCACTACCGTACTCACGTTTTTCACCACGTCACTTTCCATGCGTCTGATCTTAGCCCTGCAAAAGAAAGGAGAATCCAATGAAGGAACTGACTGCTAA
- a CDS encoding cupin domain-containing protein has translation METKLKNMRKSEILQLKDEVQYQNGQVVSKTLAQNHSISLTLFAFEKGEEISTHESGGDALVTVLEGTGRFTVAGEEYVLKQGESIVMPAGIPHAVFGQERFKMFLTVVF, from the coding sequence ATGGAAACAAAATTAAAGAATATGAGAAAGTCCGAAATACTGCAGTTGAAAGACGAAGTACAGTACCAGAACGGACAGGTAGTCAGTAAAACCCTGGCACAAAACCACTCCATAAGTCTGACGTTGTTTGCTTTTGAAAAGGGAGAAGAGATCAGTACGCACGAATCTGGCGGGGATGCGCTGGTGACAGTTTTGGAAGGCACAGGAAGATTTACGGTCGCTGGAGAGGAATATGTTTTAAAGCAGGGAGAAAGCATTGTCATGCCGGCAGGTATTCCTCACGCAGTTTTTGGACAGGAACGGTTTAAGATGTTTTTAACTGTTGTATTTTAG
- a CDS encoding FxLYD domain-containing protein, which produces MKKKALLLTICTLLIFTLTACSNKSTNEFCDDDFLKYMAKGLDERWDTKTPDDVVAGSEKQQEHFENIVTKELNGIQQYKDKKFKDSELQELAIKYINQLKAQKSALKYMTVNSNKYDDLWSKAYDERSKLIVEINKKYDLKISDRNKKILTEMETNAKEVTDKEETDNKVKQMVNSSKLKLISSEYGYKEYKIILENNTTSKFTSFQLDVKLKDKNNVIIETLTDYANNWEPKTKVQFSFSTDKKFKSYELVPSYYTD; this is translated from the coding sequence ATGAAAAAAAAGGCACTATTATTAACAATTTGCACTCTATTAATTTTTACTTTGACCGCATGTTCAAACAAATCAACAAATGAATTTTGTGATGATGACTTTTTAAAGTATATGGCCAAAGGATTAGATGAACGTTGGGATACTAAAACCCCGGATGACGTTGTAGCTGGAAGTGAAAAACAACAAGAACATTTCGAAAACATTGTCACAAAAGAATTGAATGGGATTCAACAATATAAAGATAAAAAGTTTAAAGATTCTGAATTGCAAGAATTAGCAATAAAATATATAAATCAATTAAAAGCTCAAAAATCAGCTCTCAAATATATGACTGTGAATTCTAATAAATATGATGACCTTTGGAGCAAAGCTTATGATGAGCGATCAAAATTAATCGTTGAAATAAATAAAAAATACGATTTGAAAATAAGTGATCGAAATAAAAAAATTCTCACAGAGATGGAAACAAACGCAAAGGAAGTTACCGATAAAGAGGAGACTGATAATAAAGTGAAACAGATGGTTAACTCCTCCAAACTCAAGCTTATTTCATCAGAATATGGCTATAAAGAATATAAAATAATTTTAGAAAATAACACGACATCTAAATTTACATCATTTCAATTAGATGTAAAATTAAAGGATAAAAACAATGTTATCATTGAAACCCTTACAGATTATGCAAATAATTGGGAACCTAAAACTAAAGTCCAATTTTCATTCAGTACTGACAAAAAGTTTAAGTCATACGAGTTAGTTCCTTCATACTATACAGACTAG
- a CDS encoding MerR family transcriptional regulator — MKTVKEVSQLTGISVRTLRYYDEIGLLKPTKTSMAGYRLYDDKALETLQQILFFREFDMPLKEIKALMQNPDLDKKQLLNDQKKILILKKERFERIIASIDEILKGENKMDFEVFSKKEIEEMYSSMIDNMSDEQKDIFIKQYGSMGKFEEHFMESASSEQAQRNYAKVVEWYGDKESALEASMNPDNSKIIQAYSNRYDAVIKKLAAKVGIDVNSFEVKQIVGELDFVSKQLYQMKDMSAFMLEMAEKYQEDVEMQKRLNEIYGQGTTVFIGQALEAFYQH; from the coding sequence ATGAAAACAGTAAAGGAAGTGTCCCAGCTTACTGGGATCAGTGTGCGCACGCTTCGCTATTATGATGAGATCGGGCTGTTAAAACCTACTAAGACCAGCATGGCAGGTTACCGGCTTTATGACGATAAAGCACTGGAAACGCTACAGCAGATTCTTTTTTTCAGAGAATTTGATATGCCTCTGAAAGAGATAAAAGCTTTGATGCAGAATCCTGATCTTGATAAGAAGCAATTGCTGAACGACCAAAAAAAGATCTTGATCTTAAAAAAAGAAAGATTCGAGCGGATCATCGCAAGCATTGATGAAATTCTGAAAGGAGAAAACAAGATGGACTTTGAAGTTTTCAGTAAAAAAGAGATTGAAGAGATGTACAGCTCAATGATAGACAATATGTCCGACGAACAAAAAGATATTTTTATCAAACAGTATGGAAGTATGGGAAAATTCGAGGAGCATTTTATGGAAAGTGCGTCCAGTGAACAGGCGCAGAGAAATTATGCAAAGGTCGTTGAATGGTATGGAGACAAAGAAAGCGCCCTGGAAGCATCCATGAATCCGGACAATTCTAAGATCATACAGGCATACTCCAACCGGTATGACGCTGTTATTAAAAAATTGGCGGCAAAAGTCGGCATTGATGTGAACTCATTTGAGGTAAAGCAGATCGTGGGTGAACTGGATTTTGTATCAAAGCAGCTTTACCAAATGAAAGACATGTCCGCATTTATGCTGGAGATGGCAGAAAAATATCAAGAAGATGTAGAGATGCAGAAACGGCTGAATGAGATTTATGGACAGGGAACAACAGTGTTTATCGGACAGGCGCTGGAAGCGTTTTATCAACACTAA
- a CDS encoding AbrB/MazE/SpoVT family DNA-binding domain-containing protein: MRSTGIVRKLDELGRITLPIELRRNLDVNDRDPLEIFVDEDTIIMKKYNPADIFTGQMEDLVEYKGKKISKSSILELARLAGLNISE; encoded by the coding sequence ATGAGAAGTACAGGAATTGTAAGAAAGCTTGACGAACTGGGACGTATAACGTTACCGATCGAATTAAGGCGTAATCTGGATGTAAACGACAGGGATCCCCTGGAGATTTTCGTGGATGAGGATACGATCATCATGAAAAAATACAACCCAGCAGACATTTTTACTGGTCAAATGGAGGATCTTGTAGAGTACAAAGGAAAAAAGATATCAAAAAGTTCTATCCTTGAATTAGCCAGGCTTGCCGGTTTAAATATCTCAGAATAA
- a CDS encoding serine hydrolase domain-containing protein has protein sequence MLKEQQAMLELIFNLIKGNTEHTSKVDFTPQKPSFSKMPESAQRLPRSSPEEQGIRSAQIMDLMKELLSLNKVDIHQVMVLRHGYVIGECHYAPYPENLWHITHSLCKSITGIAIGMLIDDGKLRLDDKVLDIFDKSIFSIRGFQQRNLTVEHLLTMTSLVQFNERGAVSCNDWVRGFLDSPVNGTAGSKFEYNSMNTYMLSAIVTEITGESLMDYLRPRLFEPLGITRIFWESCPKGITKGGWGLFLCPEDAAKIGQLCLQKGMWNQCQLVPLQWLEEACVCHVETPKQFGAYGYGYQMWMAGRPGSYVFNGMLGQNVLVYPDLDMVIVTNAGSNELFHTSLLSDTVAKYFEGDFIPEEHVRKNPWAYHKLQNFQRKTGIHDTRFPVVSCAGLKKVLWYGSESYKRKKLISRTEGRFYKLEKQHVGILPLIMQVFHNNFTDGISEVGFIVKDQKFYFCFREGKKASMMEVGWKEAKITELDMHGEPYLVAVKGQAAYDEDGHTMLKLKFSFIEEASTRQLKIRFTDDQLEMMWSECPGKDLLLTGLDSIMSEGTSSFLLDSLMEKDTIGLVDLLLDQTICPKVKGEEDDQVRERFLREVPISFTL, from the coding sequence ATGTTAAAAGAACAGCAGGCAATGCTGGAATTAATTTTTAATTTAATCAAAGGTAATACAGAACATACGAGCAAGGTGGATTTTACACCGCAGAAGCCGTCATTTTCCAAGATGCCGGAGTCAGCACAGAGACTGCCCAGATCATCGCCTGAGGAGCAGGGGATCAGATCTGCCCAGATCATGGATCTCATGAAAGAACTTTTGAGCCTGAATAAGGTAGACATTCACCAGGTCATGGTCCTGAGGCATGGATATGTAATCGGAGAATGCCATTACGCTCCGTATCCGGAGAACTTATGGCATATTACCCATTCTCTGTGTAAAAGTATCACAGGGATAGCCATAGGAATGTTGATCGATGACGGAAAGCTGAGACTGGATGATAAGGTGCTGGATATATTTGATAAGAGTATTTTTTCTATCCGGGGCTTCCAGCAGAGAAACCTGACAGTGGAACATCTGCTTACCATGACCAGTCTGGTGCAGTTTAATGAAAGAGGAGCAGTATCCTGCAATGACTGGGTACGGGGATTTCTGGATTCTCCGGTTAACGGAACAGCTGGCTCTAAGTTTGAGTACAATAGCATGAATACGTACATGCTGTCAGCGATCGTGACTGAGATAACCGGAGAATCTTTGATGGATTATTTAAGGCCAAGGTTGTTTGAACCGCTGGGAATCACCAGGATCTTTTGGGAGAGCTGCCCCAAGGGTATCACAAAAGGCGGATGGGGGCTGTTTCTCTGTCCAGAGGATGCGGCGAAGATCGGGCAGCTGTGTCTTCAGAAGGGGATGTGGAACCAGTGTCAGCTTGTACCGCTACAGTGGCTTGAGGAAGCCTGTGTCTGTCATGTGGAAACTCCAAAACAGTTTGGAGCATACGGCTACGGATATCAGATGTGGATGGCGGGAAGACCCGGAAGCTATGTCTTCAACGGCATGCTGGGACAAAATGTTTTGGTATATCCGGATCTGGACATGGTCATTGTCACAAATGCCGGAAGCAATGAATTGTTTCATACTTCTTTGCTGTCAGATACGGTTGCAAAGTATTTTGAAGGAGACTTTATTCCGGAGGAACATGTCAGGAAGAATCCCTGGGCTTATCATAAGCTTCAGAATTTCCAGAGGAAAACAGGCATTCATGATACCAGATTTCCAGTGGTCTCCTGCGCAGGACTTAAAAAAGTGCTTTGGTATGGAAGCGAGAGCTACAAGAGAAAAAAACTCATCTCCCGGACAGAGGGACGTTTCTATAAGCTGGAGAAACAGCATGTGGGCATCCTACCGCTGATCATGCAGGTCTTTCATAACAACTTTACAGACGGGATCAGTGAAGTAGGATTCATAGTAAAAGACCAGAAGTTTTATTTCTGTTTCAGGGAAGGCAAAAAAGCCAGCATGATGGAAGTGGGATGGAAGGAAGCCAAGATCACGGAACTTGATATGCACGGGGAGCCTTATCTGGTGGCAGTCAAGGGACAGGCAGCCTATGACGAGGATGGGCACACGATGCTGAAGCTCAAGTTTTCTTTTATAGAGGAGGCGTCTACCCGTCAGCTGAAGATAAGGTTTACAGATGACCAATTAGAGATGATGTGGAGTGAATGTCCGGGGAAAGATTTGTTGCTTACTGGGCTGGATTCGATCATGTCTGAGGGGACCAGCAGTTTTCTTCTGGACAGTCTGATGGAAAAGGATACTATAGGCCTGGTTGACCTGCTCCTGGACCAGACGATCTGCCCAAAAGTGAAAGGGGAGGAAGACGATCAGGTTAGGGAGAGATTCTTAAGAGAGGTTCCAATTTCTTTTACTTTATAG
- the ruvB gene encoding Holliday junction branch migration DNA helicase RuvB, protein MLDRMISTELVEEDITIENNLRPQSLDDYIGQEKVKQNLRIFIEAAKSRGESLDHVLLYGPPGLGKTTLAGIVANEMDVHLKVTSGPAIEKPGEIAALLNNLQEGDVLFIDEIHRLNRQVEEVLYPAMEDFAIDILVGKGQAARSIRLELPKFTLVGATTRAGMLTAPLRDRFGVVNRLNFYETEELMTIVINSAAVLGIAIEEEGAREIARRSRGTPRLANRLLKRVRDFAEVKYDGIITKDVAMVALNHLEVDTLGLDQIDRTLLKTMIDVFRGNPVGLDTLAAAIGEDSGTIEDVYEPYLIQNGLIQRTPRGRIVTGAAYQHFGLPIPE, encoded by the coding sequence ATGTTAGATAGAATGATTTCCACAGAATTGGTGGAAGAAGATATTACAATAGAAAATAACCTAAGGCCGCAGAGCCTTGACGATTATATCGGGCAGGAAAAGGTCAAACAGAATCTTAGAATTTTTATCGAGGCTGCCAAGAGCAGAGGCGAATCTCTGGACCATGTGCTGCTTTACGGGCCTCCGGGTCTTGGAAAGACAACACTCGCAGGGATTGTTGCCAATGAGATGGATGTTCATCTGAAAGTGACCAGCGGGCCTGCCATAGAAAAACCGGGGGAGATCGCAGCACTGCTCAACAACCTTCAGGAAGGGGATGTGCTGTTTATCGATGAGATCCACCGGCTGAACCGTCAGGTAGAGGAAGTTCTGTATCCCGCCATGGAGGATTTCGCTATTGATATTCTGGTGGGTAAAGGACAAGCCGCGCGGTCGATCCGCCTGGAGCTTCCCAAGTTTACTTTAGTGGGGGCTACCACCAGGGCAGGGATGCTGACAGCACCGTTAAGGGACCGGTTTGGTGTTGTCAATCGGCTGAATTTTTATGAGACAGAGGAGCTTATGACCATTGTCATCAACTCAGCCGCCGTGCTGGGCATTGCCATCGAAGAGGAAGGGGCACGGGAGATCGCCAGAAGATCCAGAGGGACCCCGAGACTTGCAAACCGCCTGTTAAAGAGAGTCAGAGACTTTGCGGAAGTAAAGTATGACGGGATCATTACAAAGGACGTGGCAATGGTTGCCTTAAACCATCTGGAGGTAGATACCCTTGGACTGGATCAGATCGACCGGACATTGCTTAAGACAATGATTGACGTCTTTCGTGGCAATCCGGTAGGGCTTGATACCCTTGCGGCTGCGATTGGAGAGGATTCTGGGACCATAGAGGATGTATATGAACCATACCTGATCCAAAATGGTCTGATCCAGAGAACTCCAAGAGGGCGGATTGTGACAGGTGCCGCCTACCAGCATTTTGGACTGCCAATCCCGGAATAG